A single Corticium candelabrum chromosome 12, ooCorCand1.1, whole genome shotgun sequence DNA region contains:
- the LOC134188081 gene encoding uncharacterized protein LOC134188081 isoform X2 yields the protein MSQKVTNVTQSHPASVDLIEVNADGVFYKRESLWLYVPPGAVSDRQEISARFLVDKQSMPLADTSQNWYIFSPVLELEPHGLYFHKPIQIKLPVTAIFQGWDLVLLRADCHASETPKTWKEVLSIDTDSRQVSTQDEHCSYNQDMAILQVSHFCKYCWCGRPKDGAERSEKTVDCLLFAQINSWGKRVNFILHFSDLCYDVYKLIIKKEAAKTPAYHLVDCTSIPIGLKGDLKIEVSASNFDIENDDKIIPASDMWKVQFGPQKRILFSAKLKNCVVDKTEDPQLLLELTTDDQSEKLRASFALSGDQRLIMMDIPDSDSRRCSSKSSRSSGRGSFTDGDHALSEVVVPRGAFSEVEDRMTSEVRSVCESTSSASPNSSNSSKTVFVIEGNVICGDRNQMSLTSTPTSAIASPSDACSMDVETPNCIQKFLTENDEQSQS from the exons ATGTCACAAAAA GTCACCAATGTTACCCAGTCGCATCCGGCTAGCGTAGACCTGATAGAGGTGAACGCTGATGGTGTTTTCTATAAGAGAGAAAGTCTTTGGCTTTACGTACCGCCAGGAGCTGTCTCTGATCGACAGGAAATCAGTGCTCGATTTCTCGTCGACAAACAATCGATGCCACTCGCAGACACCTCACAGAATTGGTATATTTTTAGTCCAGTTCTAGAGCTGGAGCCCCACGGTCTCTATTTTCATAAACCAATTCAAATTAAGCTGCCAGTGACGGCTATTTTTCAAGGTTGGGATCTTGTTTTGCTGAGAGCCGATTGTCATGCATCAGAGACCCCAAAGACATGGAAAGAAGTCTTGTCTATCGATACAGACTCACGTCAAGTGAGTACACAAGATGAACACTGCAGCTATAATCAAGACATGGCTATTCTGCAAGTCAGTCATTTCTGCAAGTATTGTTGGTGCGGACGTCCCAAAGACGGTGCCGAGCGCTCAGAGAAAACGGTGGACTGCTTGCTGTTTGCTCAAATAAACAGCTGGGGAAAACGTGTCAATTTTATTTTGCATTTTAGCGATTTGTGCTATGACGTGTACAAG CTCATTATCAAAAAGGAAGCAGCCAAAACCCCTGCGTATCACTTAGTAGATTGCACTTCTATTCCAATCGGCCTAAAAGGTGATCTAAAGATTGAGGTGTCTGCAAGCAACTTTGATATAGAAAACGACGACAAA ATTATTCCTGCGTCTGACATGTGGAAAGTTCAGTTTGGACCTCAAAAGCGAATCCTGTTTTCagcaaaattaaaaaattgtgTGGTTGACAAAACTGAAGATCCTCAATTATTGTTAGAGTTAACGACGGATGATCAGTCAGAGAAGCTCCGCGCGTCTTTTGCTTTGTCGGGGGATCAA CGATTGATCATGATGGACATTCCAGACAGTGATAGCCGTAGGTGCAGCAGCAAGAGCAGCAGAAGCAGCGGACGTGGATCGTTTACGGACGGTGACCATGCACTAAGCGAG GTCGTTGTACCTCGCGGTGCATTCTCTGAGGTGGAGGACCGAATGACTTCAGAAGTACGATCGGTTTGTGAGTCAACTTCGTCCGCGA GTCCAAATTCATCGAATTCATCAAAAACTGTTTTTGTTATCGAAGGCAATGTAATTTGTGGCGATCGCAATCAGATGTCATTGACATCAACGCCAACCTCTGCAATCGCGAGTCCATCTGATGCATGTAGTATG GACGTGGAGACTCCAAATTGCATCCAGAAGTTCCTTACTGAAAATGATGAACAATCTCAGTCTTGA
- the LOC134188003 gene encoding uncharacterized protein LOC134188003: MLVEFQGSNNQVVSIATRHAFAVLQQLLRACCDRTCREREATYREQSDVIRIYFSVQVRFDEFLYLGVFNFCLEKMSNTLVSVTEFCHLNRRRRLVMLSILSSRNGRVRRKLLASCKVGWKHASELDEEGIPEVQCYRKCRVT, from the exons ATGCTAGTTGAATTTCAAGGGTCTAACAATCAAGTTgtttccatagcaacaagacaCGCCTTCGCTGTCTTGCAACAGTTATTGCGCGCTTGCTGTGATCGAACATGCAGGGAACGCGAGGCTACGTATCGCGAACAGTCTGATGTGATTAGAATCTATTTTAGCGTTCAAGTTCGTTTTGACGAGTTTCTCTACCTCGGGGTGTTCAACTTTTGTTTGGAAAAGATGTCAAATACGCTCGTCAGCGTAACGGAG TTTTGTCACCTTAATAGAAGAAGAAGGCTCGTAATGTTGTCCATACTGTCTTCGCGCAACGGTCGAGTGCGCCGGAAGTTGTTGGCAAGTTGCAAGGTTGGTtggaaacatgcaagtgagctAGAC GAGGAAGGAATACCGGAAGTGCAGTGTTACCGGAAGTGCAGGGTTACTTAA
- the LOC134187823 gene encoding uncharacterized protein LOC134187823 — MENIRLLVVLRLCIMVASIVALCLMTIKLYRVTASSHEDVCNLGLDGLDNANNPAPCRFGLAACLASILVAIVFVGVDVMRSTSTSSQSHHNLLLSDCVSAIAISLLLLSSSVHSGVGLGRTVKTINDVGQDVPGSFMASAIFFIIFMSLAMLLWVGVAFVRWTQREVRTPFQNMPNQPMNQPMTQPMHQFMHQPMNQPVI, encoded by the exons ATGGAGAACATCCGGTTGCTGGTTGTATTGCGTTTGTGCATTATG GTTGCTAGTATCGTTGCTCTCTGTCTGATGACTATCAAGCTCTACAGAGTAACAGCTTCAAGTCACGAGGATGTATGTAATCTTGGTCTAGACGGTCTAGACAATGCTAACAATCCTGCCCCTTGTCGATTTGGACTGGCCGCATGCTTGGCTTCGATCTTGGTGGCTATCGTATTTGTGGGAGTCGATGTCATGCGCAGTACATCCACTAGCAGCCAAAGTCATCACAACCTATTGTTGAGTGATTGTGTGAGTGCAATAGCAATCTCGTTGTTGCTACTATCTTCGTCTGTGCATTCAGGCGTGGGATTGGGTAGAACTGTCAAAACAATAAATGACGTCGGACAAGACGTACCCGGAAGTTTCATGGCATCGGCCATCTTctttattatatttatgtCTCTGGCAATGCTGCTCTGG GTTGGTGTTGCTTTCGTGCGCTGGACACAAAGAGAAGTACGCACTCCATTTCAGAACATGCCTAATCAACCCATGAATCAACCCATGACTCAACCCATGCATCAATTCATGCATCAACCCATGAATCAACCCGTCATCTGA
- the LOC134188081 gene encoding uncharacterized protein LOC134188081 isoform X3, with the protein MNTAAIIKTWLFCKSVISASIVGADVPKTVPSAQRKRDLCYDVYKLIIKKEAAKTPAYHLVDCTSIPIGLKGDLKIEVSASNFDIENDDKIIPASDMWKVQFGPQKRILFSAKLKNCVVDKTEDPQLLLELTTDDQSEKLRASFALSGDQRLIMMDIPDSDSRRCSSKSSRSSGRGSFTDGDHALSEVVVPRGAFSEVEDRMTSEVRSVCESTSSASPNSSNSSKTVFVIEGNVICGDRNQMSLTSTPTSAIASPSDACSMDVETPNCIQKFLTENDEQSQS; encoded by the exons ATGAACACTGCAGCTATAATCAAGACATGGCTATTCTGCAAGTCAGTCATTTCTGCAAGTATTGTTGGTGCGGACGTCCCAAAGACGGTGCCGAGCGCTCAGAGAAAACG CGATTTGTGCTATGACGTGTACAAG CTCATTATCAAAAAGGAAGCAGCCAAAACCCCTGCGTATCACTTAGTAGATTGCACTTCTATTCCAATCGGCCTAAAAGGTGATCTAAAGATTGAGGTGTCTGCAAGCAACTTTGATATAGAAAACGACGACAAA ATTATTCCTGCGTCTGACATGTGGAAAGTTCAGTTTGGACCTCAAAAGCGAATCCTGTTTTCagcaaaattaaaaaattgtgTGGTTGACAAAACTGAAGATCCTCAATTATTGTTAGAGTTAACGACGGATGATCAGTCAGAGAAGCTCCGCGCGTCTTTTGCTTTGTCGGGGGATCAA CGATTGATCATGATGGACATTCCAGACAGTGATAGCCGTAGGTGCAGCAGCAAGAGCAGCAGAAGCAGCGGACGTGGATCGTTTACGGACGGTGACCATGCACTAAGCGAG GTCGTTGTACCTCGCGGTGCATTCTCTGAGGTGGAGGACCGAATGACTTCAGAAGTACGATCGGTTTGTGAGTCAACTTCGTCCGCGA GTCCAAATTCATCGAATTCATCAAAAACTGTTTTTGTTATCGAAGGCAATGTAATTTGTGGCGATCGCAATCAGATGTCATTGACATCAACGCCAACCTCTGCAATCGCGAGTCCATCTGATGCATGTAGTATG GACGTGGAGACTCCAAATTGCATCCAGAAGTTCCTTACTGAAAATGATGAACAATCTCAGTCTTGA
- the LOC134188081 gene encoding uncharacterized protein LOC134188081 isoform X1, with protein MERHVWRYVVPSILVLIAAVTAILPFFICKICLPRCRQTRINVEAATVDEDICEETPFLEVSAKMSQKVTNVTQSHPASVDLIEVNADGVFYKRESLWLYVPPGAVSDRQEISARFLVDKQSMPLADTSQNWYIFSPVLELEPHGLYFHKPIQIKLPVTAIFQGWDLVLLRADCHASETPKTWKEVLSIDTDSRQVSTQDEHCSYNQDMAILQVSHFCKYCWCGRPKDGAERSEKTVDCLLFAQINSWGKRVNFILHFSDLCYDVYKLIIKKEAAKTPAYHLVDCTSIPIGLKGDLKIEVSASNFDIENDDKIIPASDMWKVQFGPQKRILFSAKLKNCVVDKTEDPQLLLELTTDDQSEKLRASFALSGDQRLIMMDIPDSDSRRCSSKSSRSSGRGSFTDGDHALSEVVVPRGAFSEVEDRMTSEVRSVCESTSSASPNSSNSSKTVFVIEGNVICGDRNQMSLTSTPTSAIASPSDACSMDVETPNCIQKFLTENDEQSQS; from the exons ATGGAACGTCACGTTTGGCGTTACGTAGTGCCATCTATATTGGTGCTGATTGCAGCCGTCACGGCTATTCTGCCTTTCTTCATCTGCAAGATATGCTTACCTCGTTGCAGACAGACGCGCATCAACGTGGAAGCAGCGACAGTGGATGAAGACATTTGCGAAGAAACGCCTTTCCTAGAAGTTTCGGCTAAAATGTCACAAAAA GTCACCAATGTTACCCAGTCGCATCCGGCTAGCGTAGACCTGATAGAGGTGAACGCTGATGGTGTTTTCTATAAGAGAGAAAGTCTTTGGCTTTACGTACCGCCAGGAGCTGTCTCTGATCGACAGGAAATCAGTGCTCGATTTCTCGTCGACAAACAATCGATGCCACTCGCAGACACCTCACAGAATTGGTATATTTTTAGTCCAGTTCTAGAGCTGGAGCCCCACGGTCTCTATTTTCATAAACCAATTCAAATTAAGCTGCCAGTGACGGCTATTTTTCAAGGTTGGGATCTTGTTTTGCTGAGAGCCGATTGTCATGCATCAGAGACCCCAAAGACATGGAAAGAAGTCTTGTCTATCGATACAGACTCACGTCAAGTGAGTACACAAGATGAACACTGCAGCTATAATCAAGACATGGCTATTCTGCAAGTCAGTCATTTCTGCAAGTATTGTTGGTGCGGACGTCCCAAAGACGGTGCCGAGCGCTCAGAGAAAACGGTGGACTGCTTGCTGTTTGCTCAAATAAACAGCTGGGGAAAACGTGTCAATTTTATTTTGCATTTTAGCGATTTGTGCTATGACGTGTACAAG CTCATTATCAAAAAGGAAGCAGCCAAAACCCCTGCGTATCACTTAGTAGATTGCACTTCTATTCCAATCGGCCTAAAAGGTGATCTAAAGATTGAGGTGTCTGCAAGCAACTTTGATATAGAAAACGACGACAAA ATTATTCCTGCGTCTGACATGTGGAAAGTTCAGTTTGGACCTCAAAAGCGAATCCTGTTTTCagcaaaattaaaaaattgtgTGGTTGACAAAACTGAAGATCCTCAATTATTGTTAGAGTTAACGACGGATGATCAGTCAGAGAAGCTCCGCGCGTCTTTTGCTTTGTCGGGGGATCAA CGATTGATCATGATGGACATTCCAGACAGTGATAGCCGTAGGTGCAGCAGCAAGAGCAGCAGAAGCAGCGGACGTGGATCGTTTACGGACGGTGACCATGCACTAAGCGAG GTCGTTGTACCTCGCGGTGCATTCTCTGAGGTGGAGGACCGAATGACTTCAGAAGTACGATCGGTTTGTGAGTCAACTTCGTCCGCGA GTCCAAATTCATCGAATTCATCAAAAACTGTTTTTGTTATCGAAGGCAATGTAATTTGTGGCGATCGCAATCAGATGTCATTGACATCAACGCCAACCTCTGCAATCGCGAGTCCATCTGATGCATGTAGTATG GACGTGGAGACTCCAAATTGCATCCAGAAGTTCCTTACTGAAAATGATGAACAATCTCAGTCTTGA